A single Cannabis sativa cultivar Pink pepper isolate KNU-18-1 chromosome 7, ASM2916894v1, whole genome shotgun sequence DNA region contains:
- the LOC115697990 gene encoding tRNA (cytidine(32)/guanosine(34)-2'-O)-methyltransferase, protein MGKASRDKRDIYYRKAKEEGWRARSAFKLLQIDEEFNLFEGVKRVVDLCAAPGSWSQVLSRKLYLPAALSCDSMDGDLPLIVAIDLQPMAPIEGVIQVQGDITNARTIEGVIRHFDGCKADLVVCDGAPDVTGLHDMDEFVQSQLILAGLTVVTHVLREGGKFIAKIFRGKDTSLMYCQLKLFFPTVTFAKPKSSRNSSIEAFAVCENYSPPEGFNPKDLHRLLEKVGSPSGADDLDCSSGWLEGPNKVYIPFLACGDLSGYDSDRSYPLPKVAEGTTYQSLDPVQPPIAPPYKRALEMKKASSQGIRELENLSLDSS, encoded by the exons ATGGGAAAAGCTTCGAGGGATAAGagg GATATCTATTATCGAAAAGCAAAAGAAGAAGGTTGGCGTGCTCGAAGTGCCTTTAAGCTTCTTCAGATAGATGAGGAATTCAACTTATTTGAAG GAGTGAAGCGTGTGGTAGATCTTTGTGCTGCCCCTGGTAGCTGGAGTCAG GTTCTGAGCAGAAAACTATATCTCCCAGCAGCACTTTCTTGCGATTCTAT GGATGGCGATCTTCCTCTTATTGTAGCTATTGATCTACAACCCATGGCTCCAATCGAAGGTGTAATTCAAGTGCAGGGTGATATAACAAATGCCCGAACAATTGAAGGG GTGATCAGACATTTTGATGGCTGCAAGGCAGATCTAGTTGTGTGTGATGGTGCTCCTGATG TTACCGGCCTTCATGACATGGATGAATTCGTTCAATCCCAACTTATACTAGCA GGTTTAACAGTCGTTACTCATGTATTAAGAGAAGGTGGTAAATTTATTGCTAAAATATTCCGGGGAAAAGATACAAGTCTTATGTACTGTCAG CTCAAATTATTCTTTCCTACAGTGACGTTTGCTAAACCAAAAAGCAGTCGCAATTCTAGTATAG AGGCATTTGCAGTTTGCGAGAACTATTCTCCTCCTGAAGGATTTAACCCGAAAGATCTACATCGTCTCCTAGAAAAGGTGGGAAGTCCTTCTGGCGCCGATGATTTAG ATTGTAGTAGCGGGTGGCTAGAAGGACCAAATAAGGTTTATATTCCATTTCTAGCTTGTGGGGACCTTAGTGGATATGATTCTGACCGTTCATATCCACTGCCCAAAGTTGCAGAGGGAACCACCTACCAGAGCTTGGATCCTGTACAGCCTCCAATTGCTCCTCCCTATAAGAGAGCTCTTGAAATGAAGAAAGCTTCTAGTCAGGGTATCCGAGAGCTCGAAAATCTCTCCTTGGATTCTTCTTGA
- the LOC115697863 gene encoding uncharacterized protein LOC115697863, which translates to MSRKDRRVNFSPEELNSMPMSDFLKRSVSYRASSSSSPGRSSRRRVSASAGGIWSSFRLQPNKDYNSKQYYSPMSSFLRNLRAKVAKAIRLVSNKRRSSGKVSASSSSSLSSSNNLTRCRSVSDPMDSHRVEALEDCIEFLNSSASLKRSNSVSSNY; encoded by the coding sequence ATGTCAAGAAAAGATAGAAGGGTGAATTTCAGTCCAGAAGAACTGAACTCTATGCCAATGAGTGATTTTCTCAAACGAAGTGTCTCATACcgagcatcatcatcatcatcgccGGGAAGATCAAGCCGGAGAAGGGTTTCGGCCTCGGCTGGCGGGATTTGGAGTAGTTTTAGGCTGCAGCCAAACAAGGATTATAATTCCAAACAATATTACTCTCCAATGAGTTCATTCCTGCGTAACCTTAGGGCTAAGGTTGCTAAAGCAATTCGTTTAGTGTCCAATAAGAGAAGGTCTTCAGGTAAAGTATCAGCATCATCGTCATCATCTTTATCATCATCTAATAATCTAACAAGATGTCGTTCTGTATCTGATCCTATGGATTCTCATAGAGTTGAGGCATTAGAAGATTGCATTGAGTTCTTGAATTCCTCTGCTTCTTTGAAGAGATCCAATTCTGTTTCTTCAAATTATtag
- the LOC115697819 gene encoding 26S proteasome non-ATPase regulatory subunit 7 homolog A, whose amino-acid sequence MDVIKTQQVSSRPIEKVVVHPLVLLSIVDNFNRVAKDTRKRVVGVLLGSTFKGTVDVTNSYAVPFEEDDKDPSIWFLDHNYHESMYSMFKRINAKEHVVGWYSTGPKLRENDLDIHRLFHNYVPNPVLVIIDVQPKELGIPTKAYYDVEEVKENATQKSQKIFVHVLSEIAAHEVEEIGVEHLLRDVKDTTISTLATEVTGKLTALKGLDARLREIRGYLDLVIDEKLPLNHEILYHLQDVFNLLPNLNVTELIKSFAVKTNDMMLVIYLSSVIRSVIALHNLINNKMLNKEHEKTEDAKPTAVPAVNNS is encoded by the exons ATGGACGTAATCAAGACCCAGCAAGTATCTTCGAGACCCATTGAGAAGGTCGTAGTGCACCCGCTCGTCTTGCTCAGCATCGTCGATAACTTCAATCGAGTCGCCAAGGACACTCGCAAACGAGTCGTCGGTGTCTTACTCGGAAGCACTTTTAAAGGCACCGTCGATGTCACCAACAGTTATGCAG TGCCATTTGAAGAAGATGATAAAGATCCCAGTATTTGGTTTCTTGACCACAACTACCACGAATCAATGTATTCGATGTTCAAGAGAATTAATG CGAAGGAGCACGTTGTAGGTTGGTATAGTACTGGGCCAAAGCTTCGAGAGAATGATCTAGACATTCATAGATTATTTCACAA CTACGTCCCAAATCCTGTCTTGGTCATTATTGATGTCCAACCTAAGGAATTGGGAATACCGACCAAGGCCTACTATGATGTCGAAGAAGTTAAAGAG AATGCCACTCAGAAAAGCCAAAAGATTTTTGTTCATGTACTTTCAGAAATTGCTGCTCATGAGGTTGAGGAAATAG GAGTCGAACATTTACTAAGAGATGTGAAGGATACAACTATTAGCACACTTGCAACCGAG GTTACCGGAAAACTGACAGCCTTGAAGGGTTTGGATGCACGCTTACGAGAAATACGTGGTTATCTAGATCTTGTTATTGATGAGAAGCTTCCTTTAAATCATGAGATACTTTACCATTTGCAG GACGTGTTCAATCTTCTACCAAATCTCAATGTTACCGAACTGATCAAGTCATTTGCAG TGAAAACAAATGATATGATGCTAGTTATCTATCTTTCTTCTGTCATTCGAAGTGTAATTGCACTCCATAACTTGATCAATAACAAG ATGCTAAATAAAGAACATGAGAAGACAGAGGATGCTAAGCCAACAGCAGTTCCCGCGGTGAATAATAGCTGA